AACAAGTAATTGTTGTCATAGACGAACATTCTTATTTCAGCACTTCCTAAGTGGAATTTCCAGTATTCGCTGCCTGTCCTGGCCAAAACAGGATCGATTCCCAGATTTTGAATCGCTTTTTCAACTTTCACACTGAAATCGGAGGGAAGGCTTTCTTGGAACAGACTCTCCTCAATATCATTTCCACAGTTGGGACAATAGGATGTTTTTTCCTGAATCAGAGAATTACAGGAAGGACAGCCGATGGTGAGCTCGTCTAATAGTTGGTCAATGATATCAAGCTCTTCGCGGATTGTTTCTATTGGAATGGCAAAGCCCATATTGTCAGCATCAGAAAATTTAGCTGTCACGATTCCAAGTAATTCACCTTTTTCATTGATCACTGGCCCGCCGCTATTTCCGGGGTTGATGGCTGCATCTGTCTGAATGTAATCACTACTGCCGATGGCTTGTTTGGGATTGGAAACAGTCCCTTCAGTTACTGTATAGGGCATGCCATAGGGGAATCCCAATACCAATAGTTTGTCCCTAGTAGAAACTGTAGTGGCATGAATGGTAGTGACTGTTTGTATAGGGATGGGAAGACTTTCTACTTTCAAAAAAGCGATGTCCTTACCGGGGTTTGCGTAGATGACTTTTGCCAAATACCTGTTTTTTAACCCATCTTCAATACTGACAGATAAACTTCCTGAAACAACATGGAAATTGGTGATAATCACGTTGTCTTGAGTGCTGTAAAAGCCTGTTCCTGAGCCAAATGCGGTATTTATTTTATATACTGAATTTTCTAAATTTTGTATAGTGTTCATTTTCAATAAGTCTTAAAGTTTGCCATCATCTGTTGAATTGCTGCCATGGATCCCTGCATTTGAGCCCCCATGATTTTTGATAGGTCCATGCCGAATTCCTGGCCGAAAAGTGAATCTTCCATAATGGATTCCATCCCGTTCATCAAGATTGGAGCTGCCAGGTTCCATTCTATTTGACTTGCTTGTGCCAAAGCATCCGTGATGGGTTTACTGGTGGATTCATTTACCAGATTGTAATAGAATAGACTGTAAAAACAGGACTGCATAAGGTTGCAGGCATCTTCAAACTGGCGGTTGGAGATTTGCTCCTTTGCCTCATAGAAACTGTCCTCCCAATTTTCTCTGATATTCTCTATTTTGCTGCTGTATTTGTGAGGGACGAAAGTTTCTACTTGATAGAGATCGGAAAGAAACTTTTCCTTGGGATGGTTTTTTAACACTTCAAGACTTGATTTGCCCTTCTGTAACCTGGTTTGAAACTGCATTCTTCGATCCTGGATTCCATGCACCGCTTTTTCGATAAGAGTTCTGAAATAGCCCTGAGGTTCGGAGTAAAACTCCAGCTTTCTAAAAGTGATGCTCAGCGTGTACCAAGCATTGTTTGCCTGTCGCTTTTCCATGTAAGAGTTAAATCGCTCTAGGCCTTCTGAAAGAATTGCCTGACAATTGCCATAAGCCTGCTCTTTTAAATTATCCGGGAAAGGAGAGACGGTTGGTTCCTGAAGGTGGGCTGCACCGAATTTTTCAATTAATTCATCGTCAAAGCTGTCGGCGTACAAACAGATTTCGCGTAAAACGCCATAAATTTTATAAGGCTCACATAGCTGGATAGGACATGAAAAAGTGAAAAACACCCGATCTACCTCCAGAGTCAAATTGGCCAAATTGAGGGGGTACATCCGCAACTCTGCCAAACGCCTCATCAAGGGTACTTTCTTGGAATCTTCTATAGTTAAAAAGGGGCATTTGATGTTCAGTTCTGTCTCCGTTTGGGAAATGAACAGCACCACAGATCCATGCGCTATTTCATAGGTGTTTCCCTTTCTCTTCGTTCTCAGATTGCTGTCTATGTAGTCCAAAAGTGTTGGGAGGACTAATTCATATTGTCTATTGTTAAATAAGGCTATTGATTCATCCCACTTTTCATCCTGTTTTGTTGAGGCCTTTTTGGGATTGATGGGAGGGAAGTAGCTTAGATTTTTATTCATGGTATTCGTTTTGGCTGGGTTTGCAGTGACCTCTGGCTTTTTGAAAAATAGGGTCACCAATTCAGCGATGATTATTGGAAAGGTTTCCTGATTTAGAATGCTATGATTCTGGATTAATAATCCATAGAAATGAAATTCCCGTTTAGATCATAGCTATAGGTGAAGGTGGTTCCTCCGTTTTCCGGCTGAAGTAGGACTAGGTATTCAATCTTTGACCGCACTCCATCTTTGGGGATTTTCACTAGTGCCATATGAAATGAAGGGCTAGGGATCTCCTTTTCTTCCGCTAATTTCTCTTTGGATTTTTCTACCAGGCCACCCAGTTTGCCCAGGTCGATCGGATCACCCAATTGGAACATGAAGTCGGAAGCATTCATGTCTTCAGGCACTTCCAAGGTGATGTCAGAGGTTTGAGTCCAACTGTCATTGGATTGTGTCCATTGTCCCATTTTTAGAGAGGATGGATCATCGGTGACCGTCACTGAGATGATGTTTCCAACTGATTTATTATGTGTGATTGTTAAATCGGTAAAGTATGCATCGGCTCCAAATTGGTCTTTCAGAGCTTCTTCTATGGCCAGGAAGCCATCTTCATTTGCTTCTTGATTGCTCGCGCCACTACCGCAAGAAATCAGGAATGTCACCAAAAGGAATAGACAGGGGATTTGAAGGCTTTTCATTTCTTGGTGGTTAAAGCTTAGTTTTCAATTTCTTCAGTATCCCTGCCGTAGATGTAGAACAGTGCCCCACCAATGACAATCAGCAGAATTCGAATGATCCAGCCCATACCACTTCCCCAGATATCAATCCAGGCCAATAGCCTGATGTTGTAATTGAAAATTGAGAGAAGCATTGAAATGATTCCCATAGCAGCTAACAATAGTCCGCCTTGGCCAAGTTTTGATTTGATGTCTTCCATTTGTTTGATCTTTTAAATTTTTTAAAAAACGTGCTCAAGGTTTGTTATTCCTTGAACTCCTGAAATCTTAAGATCAATCTTGGAATTTTTTAGTATTGGTGAAATAGCCAGTCTATATCCGTAATGCCTAACTGTATATTTGTAAAAAGTTGACTGCTTTTCGTTTTGTTGAAAATTGGGTAAAAGGGTGTTTTTGTAAGTAAAATAAGAGGTTCTAATGCTGGTTGAACTCTAGAAAAGTGGTCAAAAAAGCATCTTTTTTTCGGAAGGAAACCGGGATTTGTTTCCCGTTTTTTAAATAAATGGTTCCTGATTTGTCGTATTTGTCAATGAACTTCAGGTTTACCATAAAGGACTGATGGGGTCTTGTGAAATGGGCTTTTTCAAGTTGTTCCTCATAACTTTTGATGGGTTTGGAAGCCATGTGTTTTTTTCCGTTTGATAAATGAAAAGTGGTATAACCTTTATCGGACTCGCAATACAATAATTCGGATAGGTCAATTACCTGAAAACTGTCACTTAAAGAAAGTACAAGCGTGGAATCATCTTGATACCACACTTTTTTTGTTTGGTTGATCTGCTCTTTCTGTTGGACCGAACTTTTGCTCTGTACTTTTTTCAAAGCGATCTGAAGTTCCTCCGGGTCCACTGGCTTCATCAGGTAATCTACAGCTCCGATTTTCAGGGCTTTGAGTGCGAATTCTTCATACGCTG
This genomic window from Algoriphagus sp. TR-M9 contains:
- a CDS encoding trypsin-like peptidase domain-containing protein, translated to MNTIQNLENSVYKINTAFGSGTGFYSTQDNVIITNFHVVSGSLSVSIEDGLKNRYLAKVIYANPGKDIAFLKVESLPIPIQTVTTIHATTVSTRDKLLVLGFPYGMPYTVTEGTVSNPKQAIGSSDYIQTDAAINPGNSGGPVINEKGELLGIVTAKFSDADNMGFAIPIETIREELDIIDQLLDELTIGCPSCNSLIQEKTSYCPNCGNDIEESLFQESLPSDFSVKVEKAIQNLGIDPVLARTGSEYWKFHLGSAEIRMFVYDNNYLFATSPLNELPRKNLAEIYEYIMRTDTGEHRLSISDNQVFLSYRVHISDLYSNYEDQVIKSLAQLAEKADELDNRFVGDFGANMSKFSKHHEA
- a CDS encoding YbjN domain-containing protein is translated as MNKNLSYFPPINPKKASTKQDEKWDESIALFNNRQYELVLPTLLDYIDSNLRTKRKGNTYEIAHGSVVLFISQTETELNIKCPFLTIEDSKKVPLMRRLAELRMYPLNLANLTLEVDRVFFTFSCPIQLCEPYKIYGVLREICLYADSFDDELIEKFGAAHLQEPTVSPFPDNLKEQAYGNCQAILSEGLERFNSYMEKRQANNAWYTLSITFRKLEFYSEPQGYFRTLIEKAVHGIQDRRMQFQTRLQKGKSSLEVLKNHPKEKFLSDLYQVETFVPHKYSSKIENIRENWEDSFYEAKEQISNRQFEDACNLMQSCFYSLFYYNLVNESTSKPITDALAQASQIEWNLAAPILMNGMESIMEDSLFGQEFGMDLSKIMGAQMQGSMAAIQQMMANFKTY
- a CDS encoding LytR/AlgR family response regulator transcription factor — translated: MNALVIEDKAYIRKGLINLLHSVSAEIHVIGECESVKEAVIVANACKPELVFLDINLSDGTGFDFLDQTEHLDFKVIFITAYEEFALKALKIGAVDYLMKPVDPEELQIALKKVQSKSSVQQKEQINQTKKVWYQDDSTLVLSLSDSFQVIDLSELLYCESDKGYTTFHLSNGKKHMASKPIKSYEEQLEKAHFTRPHQSFMVNLKFIDKYDKSGTIYLKNGKQIPVSFRKKDAFLTTFLEFNQH